The genome window GAGAATAACATCGAGAAAACGTCATCCCGACCTAATTACGTTCAAATACGGCACGACCCAATACAACGACACGGTGTTAATTTCGGACATGGACAGGTTTCTTATTCCAAACGCGAGCGAAGCTACCAAACTCATATCGCAGCAGATTCTTAAACAATTGAAGAATTCTGAATAGTATTTCGGAATGAAGAGATCGAAGGTCGTTTTCCAGACAAACGACGTTGGAATTTGCATTGTTGGAAAAGCAACTCTGTAACTATCTTCtttcttttaatttattttcaaaattcacgtTCGTTTAACGAAAATGGcccgaaaaagaaaattcataaattgaaaaactattttttacgaCGGGATTGAGTGATGTAAGTTCCGATAATATTTCGGAAAACACTTGGACCATGAATGAAGTCGTCTTACGTTAGCGGATATTAACGCCAATAGCACaggaaaggaaaagaagacAGCGCAAAGGTCCAAAACTtcgagtaaataaaaatagtattaattttctattgaatttttctgatCGCCATTTTTGCCATTTTATGTCTTTTAAGCAAGAATTTCCGTATCTTTTCTATCCCTTCTATTCTACACGTATATCGATTGTATGTTGATCTCGTTGATTACCTTTCGTCATTACGTTCTTTTTCGATCCATTTTCTAAACGTCGGtccgaaattttcatgaaaatgaaattttcctgTCGTCGAGTATTTGGCTAATCATTTTCCCTCTGGTTCTCGTATCACACCGCGACGTTTTCGCCTAATTTAATCGGTAGTTTTCGAATGGTGATCGTATAGCAGTAGATCGAAACTGCGtcgagtatgaaaaaaataaaataaattaaagaaaagattcaatgatgaattttttcaattatcagGTTGTATTTCAGTGCGTATCGGTATGTGCGTATGCGCGGACGAGTGTTTAGGTGCTTCCGAAAGTATAAGAGTCTTCATTTGAAAACTCACGAAGCCAGGAGAAAAGATATTTGTAATATTTATTCGTTGGTCCGTATTTGAATTTAATGGAGAAAAGAATACGCGGTATAAGAATTACAAGAGtaacgatgaaaatatatattaacgTTTCTAAAGGTAcagatggaaagaaagggaaTGGAGGAGGGGGAGTGAAAAAAGATGGCAAAGCATAAAAACGACTACGAGACCCGGTGTTCAGAAGCGGTAGAGTCAGTGCAAGAGTGTTTGCGCTGCGTaaagtaaattttataaatcctTGTATGATATCGTCGTAGTAAATTATCGAGAAAGAAAGGGGTCAAAGgccgaaaagaaaaatcttcaattGCAAATACAAAATCCGACCACGGACAAATTTGCAATCAGAGTaaacttatatatatatatacatatatatatatttcaatatttataatcgAAGATCAATCTGTCAAAGGTTAATTGATTTATTAACGAAATTATacataattaatatataattgGACTATGTACATAACGAATagcaacaaaaaatattgtagacGTCATAAAGAAATGATTGGCgtaagaaaaatgttaaaaaataaaaacgatcgAATCGTCATGTTGGGATCCATAACGTGATTCAACTCCCATTTGCCATCGTTATTGCGTTTTTGTCTCATAAATTTTTCTTGATTCCCAGGCTTAATCGTGTTTCAGTATATTTTTCATGAGTGCAGGTTCAATGTAGTAGTGACTTTTATCGATAGTATGTTTATGAGGTTGTGTACCAGTAGTGTGCGCAGTTATCGTAAATTTCGTCACACTTGATAAAACATCGTCCGCTGAAGTTCGACTCCAGCCCACCAGACCAAACGTATCTTTccgaataattatttattcgtatttctcttttttttttaattttttattcattagtCACTTCTTGCTGGGTCAAGCGAATCGCGAAAGTGCAAGAAATCGACAGTAtataattattttacaaatggATTGAGAAGAAGCATCTATTTCCGGTTTCCGTGGAATCGGATCATACGGAAATATGAAACACACCGGTCTTATCTCGATATGTTTTCAACGTTTTCAACATTAGCTTTATCCCCACTACCGCGTATCAACATCAGCAGCACCAGCAACAGAGAATTTTATCAAGAAATGTTGAgcgataagaaacattttttttcgtttttagtcTCAATTTAAAAGGTTTCGttggtttgttttttgttctttcgaCTGGCCGTTTCCGCATTatattattgaagaaacaaagtcCCGCCAACGCTGCTTCCGTTATCGCAGGAGCGCACGCGTCAAAAAAGTTCCCATCGGCGAatcaggggggggggggggcgcagGCGTAGACGCGTCGTCGCGTGTCGGTACTGTCGGTGCCACGGTGCCTTAGGTTAGTACAATTGAGCCTCCGCCACACACGCACGCGCAGACGACTAAACACAAACACGATAAGATTTTGACGAATCTAGTAGCATTCTGGCGTACGTGTATTGTCGTGTATAAAGTCATCCCCCGCATGCTTGACGGTTTGTGGCTTGTGGTttgctgtgaaaaaaaatgtatcttcGAGCGAGTCTATTCAAAAACAGCTGATGAACGTGCGActgctttttttattgagtGCACCGGCGGCGGAGCTCTCGTCTCGCTGGTTTTGCTCGCTCAGTCAGctgttttcattgttttcattttttaacaagcGTTTCTTGACAATCGCGTGAATAATATTCGGTCCGATAACAACATGAGGAATTGATATTTGAACGGACCAAACGTTATTTCATTGTTTACGATGGTCGCTGCTGTCAATTGGTCGGAACTTTTTCCTGGAAAATGGagcttatttattttcatctcgTACATGGCACTCTTCGTTAATCAAGGTAAGATTTATTGCACGTTGAGCCATTCggcttttattttctcagaTTTCCCGTTACTCCAAAAACTTTAAGTCCCATTTCGtaagattcaaattttcaaatgtcggttgaatttcaatgaatctGAATTGGAATgaatttcaacgatttcgcaATGATTACGAATGTATTTTATCTAATTAACATTTCGAGATTTAATGAAGCAGTTTGAACTATTGTTCGTTAAGGAATAATTGTCACGTGGTCGCAGAGCAAAGGAGAATACGATTACAATATCGTGACGGTAGTCCTCATGACAGAGGTTCTCAAACTCATCGTTTCCGGCAGCTTGTATTGTTGGGAGTgagtaaaaacaaaagaagcaaaaatatcgatttttttcaattttcttcgtttattccgttcgactttttttcagcCAGGGAATTTCGCTCCTTTTTCGCGAGATCGTACAACACAAACATGGTAAGCGATGCGActtgacaaaataaaaattcaatgaattccgcaaattttgttgtttcgatttttgaaattttgcagtTCTCTTGCTCTACATGATACCATCGTTTCTCTACTGCATTTACAACAATCTCGCGTTCGTTAATTTGGCAGTTTTCGACCCGACAACGTACTATTTGTTACTTCAATTTCGAGTGGTTATGACCGGTATTATATTTCAGGTAAATCATTGCacaatttcattattcatttaaaaattatctattgttttttatataatatgaataaaataaaaatataattaaatatcaataaaataaaatacgaaataaaaagctattgtttttttttatatcggtGTGATCTGAAAGAAAACAGTGATTAATCGAAGGCTCGTTTATTATGATAAATTTGTAGTTCGTCTTCAACAAGAGATTGTCGACGAAGCAATGGTTGTCTCTGGTGCTGCTGACCCTGGGCTgcatgatgaaaaatcttaATTTCGGATACGGAAGTGCCTCGTTCTTTTCCACATTCCAGCTCAACATCAACActctctttatttttgttcagGTAAAAAGTTATCACTGAGTCACGTACTATCGCGTCGATAAAGTTCAGCGCGCGTGAATACCGGGAAAATCCTCGTGGCTGTAAAGTTTAGAATTCGCGCATGCATGTTTTCAAAACGTTCCGACGCAACGACTCCACCGTTTTTATCGTGGCGATACCTTTTCTGCAATTAACAAACTCGTACGTACAAAGTTAGCGGAATCGCGTACGAAGCTGCTTTTGAAGCCTTTGCATCGTCGTTATGGTCAGAGACTTCCGGATCGATGCTGTGCAATAATGATGCGAACTGCAATGTTTGCGAAACGTTGGCGTTACACGCCATCCATCCGGAAGCCGCGAGCCTTCGcgtgaattaaaaaaagattGGATTTCCGTGGCTGACAAATGTTCtcattggaaataaaatagttCGGGTGCATGAAATAGGAACGGAAAGTATAAATTGAACTGTGAATTGAAAAACGATGTCTAATTGATTACTCGTGTGTTTCAGATAATATCCTCCTGTCTGGCGGGTGTTTACAACGAGTATTTGTTGAAGGCGCAAGGATCGAAAATCaacatatttttacaaaacgttTTCATGTACGGTGATAGCATACTGTGCAACTTCTTTATCTTGGGGTTACAAGGAAATGTACCGGCGGCATTCGAGAACGTCGGTGGGAGTATACTGTTGAAACCGAAAGTGCTGGCCGTCATGGTGAACAACGCGGCGATCGGTATAACGacgagtttttttctcaaaaatttgaACTCCATTTTGAAGACGTTTGCAAGTGCCCTGGAACTCGTATTCACTGCCGTATTGTGTTGGCTCTTATTTGGAATACCAATTTACTTGAATACCGTCATTGCCATCACGATGGTCAGTTACGCGGTTCTCCTGTATTCGCAAAATCCTGTCAATAATTCAAACCAAAGAGTACACTCAGACGCTGAAGACAAGGAGAATCTTCTCCGATCAACCCACAACAAAACTATAACAAACGTATGAATCAACGGTCGTCGAAATGAAATTCGAGCTGGAAAATATCGACGACCGTCTTaatccttttttctttgttctatTCGTACGATCCGGTACAAAGTATAAACTTTTGTACGCAATATCAAACGCAAGATTTTGCTcaatttgtttcttcgacAGTCATCATTTGATGACAAACAAGTTCGTCGAgaaaattttcttaaaaagcaacttctgatttacaaaaaaaatggttttttatcTTGGTGCTAGAACTGCCAAACACTGATTTTCGAATTAATCAgtcaattttttgttcactCTTTTGGAGAATTTACTCACGGACTGATCTGAAGTTTATTGAAACTTCGTTGCAAATAATTTGTTCAAGTACCAACCGTTTGGGCACGAATATTTCATAATTGCACgagataatgaaaagttgCTTCGACTGGCTGAATCAAGCTGAGAAATAATTCTCAGAGTTTCGCTCAAATCACAAAGTATTGCCTACGGCCAAGTTgtagaaaaattatatttaaggCGTGATATAGAAAAGTAAGAGGGACTAACGAATTTTCGTACATTCAATGACGTTTCATTGACGCACATTGAGAAAGAGGCATCAAAACGATCTGCAGATTAGATTCAGAATGTAGTTACCAATTTCTTTAAAGCAGAATATCATAACAGAAtagaaaattaattaaatcgattgtgaaatcgatcgaattttatCGCAAGATACCAAAGAgactcgttattttttcaacaagttcGAATTGATGATCCAGCTTCATTTAATTTTGacagaaaatttatgaaaaagataGTTGTTCCTTTGGATTCTCTGTTCCgtatatattttgaaattattttattaaacgtTCAAACGGcgcaacgaaagaaaaaacttgttgGATGATGATTGTATCGTATTATTGTATGACCGGCGATTATAAAATTGCACAATTACCAGAATCGATGTGGAAAGTATTTCATATGACTCCTATAAATCTCATTTCCGCCTGAATAAACCTGCTGCTCTTTGAACCCTGTTTCGATGTGATTCGATaagagaaatggaaaatgCAGTGAGATTTATTCGATCCGTGCTCAGTGTTTACGGATGATCTTATCtatgaatttataaatttggAGCTCCGGCGGTAGAAAAGCTGGGTGACCGCATCGATCAATTAAACGAGCCCTAAATTCCTCCAATGGTCTCCAGTCTCGAGTTTCCAAGCGCAACGTGTCAACTCGACATCGAAGATCGAGCTGATAAAAACAAGATTAACGAGAAGAAACAATGTAAAACAAAAAGTcaatcgttttttgttttttttttcttgaaggcgaaaaatttaaagaaaatgaGTATTTATTCTATCATGGGAATGGAAGATCAGATTGGGAAGAATCAGAACCGACGACAATACACGTTTGTCATAACGGCGCGATTCTCTCAAAACATCTCGAAAGGGTGATGCGGGCCTGCCCGGTTAAGGGGCGTATCCCGACTTTTTCAAAGTGACGTTCCAGTCATTGAAGTGCTCGGTAATTAGTGACTGCTGGCAGCGCAGCAGTATTGTAAATAGGTGGAAAATTTACACAGTCGAGAAGAGCATACGGGCACAAATAACTTGGTTATTGCGTTAGCCCGGAGAGCAACGATTTAACGTCATCACTTTGCCAATCTGCCTAAAATTATTCCCTTCTTCGACCCATTAGCCGATATACGTACTTATACAAGCGTATCTACACAGATTCTATGCATAGAGAATTTTGGTACTTCTGAATATACACAGCGTCGTGCAGCGATGAGCGAGCAACGTACACCAAAGCTCGTGAAAACAAACTTGATTACCGTCGCCCGTCGAGAGGGCAACTATGAGAGTCTAACGAACGAGTTGCCGGCAGTAGCGGCGGTACTTTTTCACTCCGATTTTGAGAGCTGatcggaaaaatatttcttttttaagcaTGCGACgagaaagattttttataatttttcgagGCTACATTCTGCTGTTGACTCTTAAACGCCAGCTGAGCCATGCGTTGACAGCGTTCGAAGTTGCTTGTCTCGGGACGCTTGTCAACGCGtatttctcgaattttcttATCAATCCGATTGATAGTAATTAGGATCGGAGGCAGCGGCGTAGAAACGTTACTCGCGCTTCTACTCGAATCTGTCTCGAACTAGAACACACCTCGTGCAGCAGTTATCTCGTTTTATTtcctctatctctctcgctctcttcgccCTCTTGCAACGAATCAGTAGCGTAACTTCGATGATGAAAACCACTCGATCGATCGCCTCTCGATCAATTACGAAATGATTGGAGCGCAGTGGGTTAGTAACTCTTCACTGAATTCAATGATCCGCAACTTCCTCCTTCCTTCATTCTCACCTATTTCCGTTCGGCTTTCCGCATTCCTCCAAATATCTTCTCGACTCGATCTTCCTATTTGAAGTTAATCGAAGTTGACAAAAATGATGATGCTATCAGAATATGAGTTCGAACAACTCGTATCATCATTCGATTCTCTTACGATTAGAACGATCAAACTTTCTCATTTTCGCGATTCAACACAGCctgcacatacacacacatttGTCGATGTTTATTGAAGCATACACGCTTGTAGATACAAGAGTACATTACTGAGGACAGTGCAGTGGCTTGGTCGACGACGACAGCGTGGTCGatagaaagaagagagagagagagaaagagcgagaggctTTGAAACTCGCCACGAGCGTCGAGTGCCAGTCGGCCAGTAGTCACATGCCGGCTACGGTCAGACGCGTTTCGTTTGTCCCCGCGAACCTTATGCGTTGTAAGATTCCAATTCACGAATCAACGTACTTAGCTCGGTGATCAAAGTATTGCAAAATATCTGTAACTTTCCCAACGCATTTTCAATATGTAAAGTGATCAGAAAAgttgcttctctctctctctctctctctctctctctctgagcTATCAAGCACTTTGTGCTTTTCGGTGACTCAGAGGAACTGCcgcttttttaatatttattttgtgaaaaattcatcgttacttttttctttcccattAACATTCAGTCTgttggagaaaaaatgcaTTGTTGTCGTTGGTATATAATCACGATCGTAAGATCGAATCgttataataattattgattgatATATACATAAACCGAATGCGAGCTAGAAAATCGGGACATCGAATCGATGCGTATCGCATCAAATGGATTTACAAATAgccaattttatcaaaatataCTTGACTAAAGATTTGtgaattgacattttttccattattactATACGAATTCATCCGATTGTcacacatttttgatattttcgttaaaaaagaATCGTAGTGCCATGATTATCACGATTTTTAACAGTGGTTTTTTCAATCGTCTCGAGCGGAGTTTTCTCGCGTACCACCTTCCAAAGCCAGCTTGACTCGTAAGCGAGCTGTTGGGTGTCGTGAGAGATTCGtagatagataaaaaaaagctccctctctgtctctctctctctctctctctctctccgctccccactctttttttctccctttctcgtttttcttatAACATCGTCCGATCGTCTGAGTCACACGAGCGTTGctactttttctctttatcaTTTTCTCGTAAAATTTGCTTCTGTCACCGAGCTCGAAGTAACCTGAATTTAGGGCAAGATCCTAACAATCAATGACTGGCAAAGAAGTCTTGTTGAGCAACTCATGAAAGCTTAACCGTAATGTCCAAAATGTAGCTTACCGATCATGTTGATTCGAGGTCTCTCGCGCGATCCGATTTGTTCTCCATCGATTCGCTTCAACTGCTCGAATAATGTCACCATCAAATCCGGTCACAAAATCATTTTGGCAATTTGACTTTATTCGTCGATCAGTATGAATGGGCAAATTGATTTTGCAATCAATCGTTCACCGAGTCTTAAAAAGCTCGAATGTTCAGCGCCCGAGCACTGTCCCGGTCTCGAAGCCCGATACCGTATAGATTGacctaaaaataaatttatcacgCGTTTGTCTTTTTATTTGGCGTGTGCAATGAATAGAGGAAAACATTGCtctagaaattggtatgaaaaACGACCTCGAGATTAGCTGGTTTATTTATTCACGCGTACCTTGAACGTAGCCAGGAAAAACTCAAGTCTTCCGGTTAACACTTCCATCTCACCCTCTCACTTTTTCgctctcgttccctctcttTCGGTCTATAGAATCATTCGATATAAGAGCTTTCGCATCCCCCAACACAAAATGTCAAGCTCTTTCTTCGCTCGTTTCACATGTCCGAAGAAAAGAGACGGATTTATCGTTCGTGTATTTATTTCGTTGTACATACACGTGCCCGCGGTTGCCTCAGCCTTCCACCTGTACAAAGTTTATCGCCGCACACTATTATTATTCGTTCGATACATGCGAACCTCCGTTGCGAACTTGCTTTTTCTTCTGCTACGCCATTATTCCAGTGGTTCATCCCTGACTTTCTTCAATGTTAATTAAAATGAGGAGAAAACGTTGATTCGATAATCCGAcgagcttttttttccttcaaaccaaacgattattttatttctcgatCGAATGACCCGATGATGCGACGAAAAGGAAGTATGAGCGCGCATGAATAGAAGCTCGGAAAAACAAATGGAAAGTattcgtcaaaaaaattagttttcaTCCAACTTCGGCGGCTGTTAGCGCGATGAAaaactcgatattttcgaGTGAAATGAAATCAAGAGTCAACGAGTCGTGTCTAAATGTTCGCCGGTCGAATCTTCGATGACAGGATCGACGAGGGCGGGGCCTTTGAAGCCCCCGGTGATTCCGTCACCTcttaacaataaaaatctcGAAGTTAAATTATCGTCTTCCGGTTGTCGTCGCTCCCTCGACAACGAACCGACTATTTTATCTGAGGCTAGTCATCCGGGGCAAACACGAATGCTCCATAAGATGACACCTGTTCGACCTCACTCTAGCCAGCCCATACAACTCACCCCACTTTGGGAACACGTGGTAAGTATCGATATTACCAATCGCTTTATTTCCACTCTTTCACTCTTGACACCTTTGACCCGCGCTCAcgttttcactcatttttcacgatttgtcctatcttttctttcgttcgatattcaaattacgaatttttgaCTCCTCGTCAACTGAAGTTTAAactcattttgaatttcgccCACTTTTGGAATCGActgcaaaaacatttttttttttctataaaactTCTTCTCGCTGTGCATTAATATGCTTTTGCCTAATCGATGTTTTTGGTATTGGaaaagaaatatcgatgcGGGGGCTTTTGCTCGTGTCTGCGGTCTCTCATTCGTATTATTTTCCAAGCTGCtgcgaaatgaagaaaatctgAATGACAATGGTCGAAAAAAGGGAagcaaaaacatatttttcgtATGCAAATATTCGACACTGAGAAACAACGAAACTGTTCAATATTAATCCCTGCTTAGTTCGGAAGCTTGCGATCCCACCAAATGATATTTCAAATCCGCTTACAACGGGAGCTTTTGTgcattcaataattttgtgaATGAACTCTCCGATATTTACACGGTGGACGATTTTGGTAAACCGAGATATTTATCATCAGCGGGATTATTCGCGAATGTTCGCAACACCGCACAGTTCGGCGATCAATTGGGTTTTAGTCTCATCGATTTTCGACTCGTTCGCGCGTAATGATACTTTCATTCAtcatattttcgtttcatcgcTCCATCCCCTTTTTCCAAATCCCTGCACCTATTTTTCTATCTCGTAAATCCGCAGCGATTTGCTCTCTTAACAAATGTTCACGGAGCTCGCGGGGCTTTTAGCAGAAAATTGTCGACGTATGACCACGTTGTTATTGCCTCGGCGGTGTGGTTACACTTGAGGGCTCGCAGAGCAAAAAcacattttattaaaaaatttgtcgacGGGATTGAATGCAATAAACCGCAATTTTCGTCGGTCTATCACATATTTGTGCTCTCGCCCCTTGGAGGATATTTTatcgacaaaaattttaa of Venturia canescens isolate UGA chromosome 6, ASM1945775v1, whole genome shotgun sequence contains these proteins:
- the senju gene encoding UDP-galactose transporter senju; this translates as MVAAVNWSELFPGKWSLFIFISYMALFVNQGIIVTWSQSKGEYDYNIVTVVLMTEVLKLIVSGSLYCWDQGISLLFREIVQHKHVLLLYMIPSFLYCIYNNLAFVNLAVFDPTTYYLLLQFRVVMTGIIFQFVFNKRLSTKQWLSLVLLTLGCMMKNLNFGYGSASFFSTFQLNINTLFIFVQIISSCLAGVYNEYLLKAQGSKINIFLQNVFMYGDSILCNFFILGLQGNVPAAFENVGGSILLKPKVLAVMVNNAAIGITTSFFLKNLNSILKTFASALELVFTAVLCWLLFGIPIYLNTVIAITMVSYAVLLYSQNPVNNSNQRVHSDAEDKENLLRSTHNKTITNV